A region from the Candidatus Omnitrophota bacterium genome encodes:
- a CDS encoding YebC/PmpR family DNA-binding transcriptional regulator — protein MSGHSKWASIKHKKGALDAKRGKLFTKLIREITVAAREGGGDPDGNPRLRLAIQKAKEANMPSDNIDRGVKKGTGELEGTTYETVSFEGYAPGGVAIIVEGLTDNKNRTTSEVRSAFTKRGGNMAGAGSVAFQFEKKGVFMVKTTDANEEDLLSIALDAGAEDLKSDDDYFEIICEAQDFDKVRTGLTQKKVKIESEELSMIPKNEIKVGDKETAKKILALVEDLEDNDDVQNVYANFDIPDDIIKQVEDEKK, from the coding sequence ATGTCCGGGCATTCAAAATGGGCAAGTATTAAACACAAAAAAGGGGCTCTTGACGCTAAGAGGGGAAAGCTTTTCACAAAGCTCATAAGGGAGATAACGGTCGCTGCCAGGGAAGGCGGCGGAGATCCCGACGGAAATCCCCGGCTCAGGCTTGCCATCCAAAAAGCTAAAGAGGCGAATATGCCGTCGGACAACATCGACCGCGGTGTTAAGAAAGGTACCGGGGAGCTTGAGGGGACCACATATGAGACGGTCTCTTTCGAGGGATACGCGCCCGGAGGCGTGGCGATAATTGTCGAGGGTCTCACGGACAACAAGAACCGGACGACCAGCGAGGTGAGGAGCGCGTTCACCAAACGCGGCGGTAATATGGCAGGCGCCGGGTCCGTGGCCTTCCAGTTCGAGAAAAAAGGCGTTTTTATGGTGAAAACGACCGATGCCAACGAAGAGGACCTTCTTTCAATAGCCCTCGACGCGGGGGCGGAGGACCTCAAGTCTGACGATGATTATTTCGAGATAATATGCGAGGCGCAGGATTTTGATAAGGTAAGGACGGGACTGACCCAGAAAAAGGTCAAGATCGAGTCCGAGGAGCTCAGCATGATACCGAAGAACGAGATAAAGGTCGGGGACAAGGAAACCGCGAAAAAGATACTGGCGCTTGTGGAGGACCTTGAGGATAATGATGACGTACAGAACGTGTACGCGAACTTCGATATCCCGGACGATATCATCAAACAGGTCGAGGACGAGAAAAAATAA
- the fusA gene encoding elongation factor G codes for MTVSTKDIRNVVLLSHSGAGKTTLLENLLFKGGSISRKGSVDDGTSVSDYNDDEKERKNSINLSVAFYEKDEVKVNVLDAPGYLDYSGEVFAAVNAADAAILMIDSVSGMQVGTTKFWKYAQERNLPALIVISRMDKDNADFDKVFESIKNTLGKNCVAYCYPDGQGPSFKGVANLLTKKGIDALAPGDKAKAETLSGEMTEGVAESDDALLEKYLEEGALSDEDLKRAFRQGVVSGKIMPVIPVSSEKEIGVEGVMDIIKDYFPSPLDAAAAEIEGGEEGALNVVEPKEDAPFSAQVFKTISDPYAGRISIFRIRSGKIATGQSATNTVREGQEKLGQIFFLKGKDQVPADGAVAGDICAVAKLKDTHTGDTLSDEKHVVRFKAIKFPEAAISFSIKPKSRSDEDKISNVLTKLSEEDPTFHMALDEATHELVVSGMGELHLKTVLARMKNKYGVDVEIGTPKVAYKETITGKGDAKYRHKKQSGGAGQFAEVWMKIEPMPRGGGFEFVDEVVGGAIPKQFVGSCEKGVINAMAKGIIAGHPVVDVRVMVYDGKTHPVDSKDIAFQIAAAHAFKECFEQAKPVLLEPVMNVELTVPEENMGDITGSLSSRRGRVQGMDSEGGMQVVKAQLPLEEMYKYANELKSLTGGRATYTMAFSHYDPVPPNIAQKIIAEAKKEWEEQHQH; via the coding sequence GTGACTGTTTCAACCAAAGACATCCGTAACGTCGTATTGCTTTCCCATTCCGGAGCCGGTAAAACAACTCTTTTGGAAAACCTGCTTTTCAAGGGAGGGTCCATCTCCCGGAAGGGTAGCGTGGATGACGGGACATCGGTATCCGATTATAATGACGACGAAAAAGAGCGAAAGAATTCCATAAACCTCAGCGTGGCTTTTTACGAAAAGGACGAGGTCAAGGTCAACGTGTTGGACGCGCCCGGATACCTCGATTATTCCGGTGAGGTGTTCGCGGCCGTGAACGCGGCTGACGCGGCGATATTGATGATCGATTCCGTGAGCGGCATGCAGGTGGGCACTACGAAGTTCTGGAAATACGCGCAGGAGAGGAACCTCCCGGCGCTTATCGTGATAAGCCGCATGGATAAGGACAACGCTGATTTTGACAAAGTGTTCGAGAGCATAAAGAACACGCTGGGCAAGAACTGCGTGGCATATTGTTATCCAGATGGGCAGGGGCCTTCATTCAAGGGAGTCGCCAATCTTTTGACAAAAAAGGGTATAGATGCCCTCGCGCCCGGGGACAAAGCAAAGGCCGAAACGCTTTCCGGCGAAATGACCGAAGGTGTCGCGGAATCTGACGACGCCCTTTTAGAGAAATACCTGGAAGAAGGCGCCCTGTCGGATGAGGACCTGAAGCGCGCGTTCCGGCAAGGTGTTGTCTCCGGCAAGATCATGCCGGTCATCCCTGTCTCCAGCGAGAAAGAGATCGGGGTGGAAGGGGTCATGGATATCATAAAGGATTATTTTCCATCGCCACTGGACGCGGCTGCCGCCGAGATAGAAGGAGGAGAGGAAGGCGCTTTGAACGTTGTAGAGCCTAAGGAAGACGCGCCGTTCTCCGCGCAGGTGTTCAAGACCATATCGGACCCTTACGCCGGCCGTATATCCATATTTCGTATACGTTCCGGCAAGATAGCGACCGGGCAGAGCGCGACCAACACCGTAAGGGAGGGCCAGGAAAAGCTCGGGCAGATATTTTTCCTGAAAGGGAAGGACCAGGTGCCGGCGGATGGAGCGGTAGCGGGGGATATATGCGCGGTGGCGAAACTCAAGGATACTCATACGGGTGACACATTGTCGGACGAAAAGCACGTGGTCAGGTTCAAGGCCATTAAGTTCCCGGAAGCGGCCATAAGTTTCTCAATAAAGCCGAAAAGCCGGTCCGATGAGGACAAGATATCCAACGTGCTCACAAAGCTTTCGGAAGAGGACCCGACGTTCCATATGGCGCTGGACGAGGCGACACATGAACTCGTGGTCTCGGGGATGGGGGAACTGCATCTCAAGACGGTACTCGCGCGTATGAAGAACAAATACGGTGTGGATGTCGAGATAGGTACCCCGAAAGTGGCTTATAAAGAGACCATTACGGGTAAGGGAGACGCCAAGTACAGGCATAAGAAACAATCCGGCGGGGCCGGGCAGTTCGCTGAAGTATGGATGAAGATAGAGCCGATGCCGCGTGGTGGAGGGTTCGAGTTCGTTGACGAAGTGGTAGGCGGGGCCATACCGAAACAGTTCGTGGGAAGTTGTGAAAAGGGAGTTATTAACGCCATGGCCAAAGGTATAATAGCGGGCCACCCGGTGGTTGACGTACGCGTGATGGTGTACGACGGAAAAACACATCCTGTGGATTCCAAGGATATAGCGTTCCAGATCGCCGCGGCGCACGCGTTCAAGGAATGTTTCGAACAGGCGAAGCCGGTGCTCCTCGAACCGGTCATGAACGTTGAGCTCACTGTTCCGGAAGAGAACATGGGCGATATTACGGGGTCCTTAAGCTCGCGCAGGGGAAGGGTGCAGGGTATGGACTCCGAAGGCGGGATGCAGGTCGTCAAGGCCCAGCTGCCGCTGGAGGAAATGTATAAATACGCGAACGAGCTTAAATCCCTCACGGGCGGAAGGGCTACATACACCATGGCGTTCTCCCACTATGACCCGGTACCGCCGAACATCGCGCAGAAGATCATCGCGGAAGCTAAGAAAGAGTGGGAAGAACAGCATCAGCATTGA